In one window of Duganella dendranthematis DNA:
- a CDS encoding ribonuclease E inhibitor RraB yields the protein MNNVTKIVKKITLSDQDIEVAKDTLRESKMGTDRKTLRRVLGDLAVVKMLEKNGDQLHVSRPIEHFVYIPTKGNIAQFHKWVLAQGYTVIGLNRAKDSKVCISFEHIGCANLSAVISHTIPINRASRRAGGQYDGWGTFLEFETEDGFDNCPLVTEQQGAKQS from the coding sequence ATGAATAACGTCACAAAAATCGTCAAGAAAATCACTTTGTCTGATCAAGACATCGAGGTTGCTAAGGACACTTTACGCGAAAGCAAAATGGGTACTGATCGCAAGACATTGCGTCGGGTTCTCGGAGACTTAGCTGTGGTGAAGATGTTAGAGAAGAACGGCGATCAACTCCATGTTAGTAGGCCAATAGAGCATTTCGTATACATCCCGACCAAAGGAAATATCGCTCAATTTCATAAGTGGGTGCTGGCCCAAGGCTATACCGTCATTGGCCTCAACCGGGCGAAAGACTCTAAGGTTTGCATCAGCTTCGAGCACATCGGCTGCGCAAATTTGAGCGCAGTTATTTCGCACACCATTCCAATCAATCGCGCTTCGCGAAGGGCTGGCGGCCAATATGACGGATGGGGAACATTCTTGGAATTTGAAACGGAAGATGGCTTTGATAATTGCCCATTGGTCACAGAGCAGCAAGGCGCTAAACAATCGTAG